The following are from one region of the Cyclopterus lumpus isolate fCycLum1 chromosome 21, fCycLum1.pri, whole genome shotgun sequence genome:
- the edar gene encoding tumor necrosis factor receptor superfamily member EDAR codes for MSERRGQKKSIFLSSLLLCCMFASAEYSSCGEYEFFNQTSNSCQACPHCQPGQEAHMNCGYGVKDEDFACVPCAQGKYSKGKYEICRRHKDCDALYKATVRAAGTPDNDAECGPCLSGYYMLENRPRNLYGMVCHSCQNAPRNTKECMSTSRPKEKPVIDPGSTTVFPHLHKDSNGQGHLATALIIAMSTIFIMAIAIVLIIMFYILKTKPSSQACCSGQVVKAVEAQTNKQEDKKDIPDNVVIYSEKDEFDKLKAPPQKTVKSENDASSENEQLLSRSIDSDEEAASDKQGSADANNPNLCLVNLGNKPDLCLLSLGLLERDRSCNGAPALSVGPANNVQSPNHIANVNHIASTNHISSVNAINNNNNKTPGMLQSRRKKILDLYGRACNVTEGLSPTELPFDCLEKASRMLSSSYSSEAAVVKTWRHLAESFGLKRDEIGGMSDGLQLFERVSTAGYSIPDLLTRLVQIERLDAVESLCSDVLGSSEMAAAAGRQGNSSFHSQLVCPSPCQSPSQRCASV; via the exons ATGtcagagaggagaggtcagaAGAAGTCCATCTTTCTGTCCTCATTATTG ctGTGTTGTATGTTTGCTAGTGCGGAGTATTCTAGCTGTGGAGAGTACGAGTTCTTCAATCAGACAAGTAACAGTTGCCAGGCCTGCCCTCATTGCCAACCAGGACAAGAGGCGCATATG aacTGTGGCTAcggtgtgaaggatgaggacttTGCCTGTGTGCCGTGTGCACAGGGGAAATATTCCAAAGGGAAGTATGAGATCTGCAGACGGCATAAAGACTGTGACGCACTCTACAAAGCCACTGTTCGCGCAGCGGGAACTCCGGACAACGACGCCGAATGTGGACCCTGTCTATCAGG GTATTACATGCTGGAAAACAGACCAAGGAACCTCTATGGGATGGTTTGCCATTCTTGCCAGAACGCACCACGCAACACCAAAGAAT GCATGTCGACCAGCAGGCCAAAAGAGAAGCCTGTTATTGACCCTGGCAGCACGACCGTGTTCCCTCATCTCCATAAAg ATTCCAACGGACAAGGTCACCTAGCAACGGCTCTCATTATCGCCATGTCAACCATTTTCATCATGGCTATCGCCATTGTACTCATCATTATGTTTTATATCCTGAAGACCAAACCGAGTAGTCAGG CATGTTGTTCTGGACAAGTTGTGAAGGCGGTGGAGGCTCAGACCAACAAACAGGAAGACAAGAAAGACATCCCAG aCAATGTGGTGATCTACTCGGAGAAAGATGAGTTCGACAAACTAAAAGCTCCTCCTCAGAAGACGGTGAAAAG tgAAAATGACGCATCATCAGAGAACGAGCAGCTGTTGAGCCGCAGCATCGACAGTGACGAGGAGGCGGCCTCTGACAAGCAAGGATCGGCCGACGCCAACAATCCCAACCTGTGCCTCGTCAACCTGGGAAACAAGCCCGACCTCTGCCTGCTCTCGCTCGGCCTCCTGGAGCGGGACAGATCCTGCAACGGGGCCCCCGCCCTGTCAGTCGGACCGGCCAATAACGTGCAGAGTCCCAACCACATCGCCAATGTCAACCACATCGCCAGCACCAACCACATCAGCAGTGTGAACgcaatcaacaacaacaacaataaaacccCGGGG ATGCTTCAGAGCCGAAGGAAAAAGATCCTGGATCTGTATGGCAGAGCCTGCAATGTGACAGAGG GCCTGAGCCCCACGGAGCTTCCTTTCGACTGTCTGGAGAAGGCCAGCCGCATGCTGAGCTCCTCCTACAGCAGCGAGGCGGCCGTGGTGAAGACGTGGAGGCATCTGGCCGAGAGCTTCGGCCTGAAGCGCGATGAGATCGGCGGCATGAGCGACGGACTACAGCTCTTCGAGAGAGTGAGCACAGCGGGTTACAGCATCCCCGACCTCCTGACCCGCTTAGTGCAGATCGAGAGGCTCGACGCGGTGGAGTCGCTCTGCTCAGACGTGTTGGGGAGCAGTGAGATGGCGGCCGCTGCTGGGCGGCAGGGCAACAGCAGTTTTCACAGCCAGTTGGTCTGTCCATCCCCGTGCCAATCCCCGTCCCAGCGCTGCGCCAGCGTCTGA
- the LOC117750393 gene encoding coiled-coil domain-containing protein 138-like isoform X4 produces MNRQFKDCDLAETVEKLKQKYLERRKQLAPPEDIDVTSGTSDEAVQRFILANRSKRPSKELKCYSKALRELVKAVTNHPDQFGGDHGLHSSNEDLSGDSAAAPLQDSPLHLTETDVTLPSCLDGSPGSQETETDGELHRARQLPDSCRSSSLVLAKVYQEMMTIYEQLKAERESQQQWEKELQERERRLKQQEEAVGRLAGLEEMLHIRIPAEEEKHQQEVSQLQDLLRERSKENRRLRSSFDTIKELNDGMKKQLNEINKQNKTLESQSKRVQARLENLQRKYEQSIAQRGCPQVNVKSKECIKPSKKEKTAASGKPSNKVVHQLMWVLLIQRSSSPTRLKLLALLLDWVLDGQKFSSVAGNEGKGVGQCLPLEFVLNERCLKVLPLLADQLHHTPLSEPDLLLNLLRLIHWAFRHMDSSTQHVALSATLRRIGEEVSKPPAQVTGLQSEDPDLPKSDSGAAGGPCRSCPLSRSPCLHTRILSTIIILRTVTQGYLSPFLEACGWEFFQTASQLLKNPRLEFPTLEKLSILLQKLSNIRKNRRLFERSSLHLQIQELLHNANQTHTFLCLNLRSILHNLK; encoded by the exons AGGCGGTACAAAGGTTCATTTTGGCCAACAGATCCAAACGGCCGAGCAAAGAGTTGAAGTGCTACAGCAAAGCTTTGCGTGAGCTGGTCAAAGCGGTTACCAACCATCCTGACCA GTTTGGCGGTGATCACGGTCTGCATAGCAGTAACGAGGACCTGAGTGGGGACTCGGCAGCTGCCCCACTTCAGGATTCTCCGCTGCATTTAACAGAAACGG ATGTGACCTTGCCCTCCTGTCTAGATGGTAGCCCTGGGTCCCAGGAAACTGAGACTGACGGGGAATTGCATAGAGCTCGCCAACTACCCGACTCCTGCCGTTCCTCTTCCCTAGTACTCGCAAAGGTATACCAGGAGATGATGACCATCTATGAACAACTAAAG gCGGAGCGAGAAAGCCAACAGCAGTGGGAGAAGGAGCTGCAGGAACGAGAGAGGAGGCTgaagcaacaggaggaggctgTTGGGAGGCTTGCTGGGCTTGAGGAGATGCTGCACATTCGTATTCCAGCTGAAGAGGAG AAACACCAGCAAGAGGTGAGTCAGCTGCAGGATCTTCTTCGAGAGAGGAGCAAGGAGAACAGGAGGCTCAGGTCCAGCTTTGACACCATCAAGGAGCTGAATGACGGCATGAAGAAACAG TTGAATGAGATCaataaacagaataaaacattgGAGAGCCAATCCAAGAGGGTGCAGGCTCGACTGGAGAACCTACAG AGGAAATATGAGCAAAGCATAGCACAGAGAGGCTGTCCACAAGTGAATGTTAAGAGCAAAGAATGTATTAAACCAtccaaaaaggagaaaactGCTGCCTCTGGAAAACCCAGCAACAAGGTAGTTCATCAGCTCATGTGGGTGTTGTTGATTCAG CGCAGCTCCAGTCCCACCCGACTAAAGCTCCTGGCCCTTCTACTGGACTGGGTACTCGATGGACAGAAGTTCTCATCAGTAGCAGGAAACGAAGGGAAAGGTGTCGGCCAGTGCCTGCCCCTAGAGTTTGTCCTGAACGAGAGATGCCTCAAG GTGCTGCCGTTGTTAGCAGATCAGCTTCATCACACTCCTTTGTCAGAACCGGACCTCCTCCTCAACCTTCTTCGCCTCATCCACTGGGCTTTCAGACACATGGACAGCAGTACACAG CATGTAGCGCTATCTGCCACGCTGCGGCGAATAGGAGAGGAAGTATCAAAGCCCCCAGCCCAGGTAACGGGGCTTCAGTCTGAAGATCCAGACCTGCCCAAGTCCGACAGTGGGGCTGCAGGTGGACCCTGCAGGAGCTGCCCCCTTTCCCGCAGCCCCTGCCTTCACACGCGCATCCtgtccaccatcatcatcctccgcACTGTCACACAAG GCTACTTAAGTCCCTTCCTCGAGGCATGTGGCTGGGAGTTTTTCCAAACGGCCTCCCAGCTTCTGAAAAACCCTCGACTGGAGTTCCCAACGCTGGAGAAGCTCTCCATCCTTCTACAGAAGCTCTCCAACATCAG GAAGAACCGCCGTCTGTTTGAACGGTCCTCCCTGCACCTCCAAATACAAGAACTTCTTCACAACGCCAACCAGACGCACACGTTCCTCTGCCTCAACCTTAGGTCCATCCTCCACAACctcaaataa
- the LOC117750393 gene encoding coiled-coil domain-containing protein 138-like isoform X5 — MNRQFKDCDLAETVEKLKQKYLERRKQLAPPEDIDVTSGTSDEAVQRFILANRSKRPSKELKCYSKALRELVKAVTNHPDQFGGDHGLHSSNEDLSGDSAAAPLQDSPLHLTETDVTLPSCLDGSPGSQETETDGELHRARQLPDSCRSSSLVLAKVYQEMMTIYEQLKAERESQQQWEKELQERERRLKQQEEAVGRLAGLEEMLHIRIPAEEEKHQQEVSQLQDLLRERSKENRRLRSSFDTIKELNDGMKKQRSSSPTRLKLLALLLDWVLDGQKFSSVAGNEGKGVGQCLPLEFVLNERCLKVLPLLADQLHHTPLSEPDLLLNLLRLIHWAFRHMDSSTQHVALSATLRRIGEEVSKPPAQVTGLQSEDPDLPKSDSGAAGGPCRSCPLSRSPCLHTRILSTIIILRTVTQADVLAQALDSLRTELMSEESRGLFIRYGGVCELLSMLQAGRGGLHTPVDILMQLSEQSCYLSPFLEACGWEFFQTASQLLKNPRLEFPTLEKLSILLQKLSNIRKNRRLFERSSLHLQIQELLHNANQTHTFLCLNLRSILHNLK, encoded by the exons AGGCGGTACAAAGGTTCATTTTGGCCAACAGATCCAAACGGCCGAGCAAAGAGTTGAAGTGCTACAGCAAAGCTTTGCGTGAGCTGGTCAAAGCGGTTACCAACCATCCTGACCA GTTTGGCGGTGATCACGGTCTGCATAGCAGTAACGAGGACCTGAGTGGGGACTCGGCAGCTGCCCCACTTCAGGATTCTCCGCTGCATTTAACAGAAACGG ATGTGACCTTGCCCTCCTGTCTAGATGGTAGCCCTGGGTCCCAGGAAACTGAGACTGACGGGGAATTGCATAGAGCTCGCCAACTACCCGACTCCTGCCGTTCCTCTTCCCTAGTACTCGCAAAGGTATACCAGGAGATGATGACCATCTATGAACAACTAAAG gCGGAGCGAGAAAGCCAACAGCAGTGGGAGAAGGAGCTGCAGGAACGAGAGAGGAGGCTgaagcaacaggaggaggctgTTGGGAGGCTTGCTGGGCTTGAGGAGATGCTGCACATTCGTATTCCAGCTGAAGAGGAG AAACACCAGCAAGAGGTGAGTCAGCTGCAGGATCTTCTTCGAGAGAGGAGCAAGGAGAACAGGAGGCTCAGGTCCAGCTTTGACACCATCAAGGAGCTGAATGACGGCATGAAGAAACAG CGCAGCTCCAGTCCCACCCGACTAAAGCTCCTGGCCCTTCTACTGGACTGGGTACTCGATGGACAGAAGTTCTCATCAGTAGCAGGAAACGAAGGGAAAGGTGTCGGCCAGTGCCTGCCCCTAGAGTTTGTCCTGAACGAGAGATGCCTCAAG GTGCTGCCGTTGTTAGCAGATCAGCTTCATCACACTCCTTTGTCAGAACCGGACCTCCTCCTCAACCTTCTTCGCCTCATCCACTGGGCTTTCAGACACATGGACAGCAGTACACAG CATGTAGCGCTATCTGCCACGCTGCGGCGAATAGGAGAGGAAGTATCAAAGCCCCCAGCCCAGGTAACGGGGCTTCAGTCTGAAGATCCAGACCTGCCCAAGTCCGACAGTGGGGCTGCAGGTGGACCCTGCAGGAGCTGCCCCCTTTCCCGCAGCCCCTGCCTTCACACGCGCATCCtgtccaccatcatcatcctccgcACTGTCACACAAG CTGATGTGCTGGCCCAGGCTCTGGACAGTCTCCGTACCGAGCTGATGTCTGAGGAGAGCCGAGGCCTGTTCATCCGCTACGGAGGAGTGTGTGAGCTGCTGTCCATGCTTCAGGCTGGCCGTGGAGGTCTGCACACACCTGTGGACATCCTCATGCAGCTGTCTGAGCAGTCCT GCTACTTAAGTCCCTTCCTCGAGGCATGTGGCTGGGAGTTTTTCCAAACGGCCTCCCAGCTTCTGAAAAACCCTCGACTGGAGTTCCCAACGCTGGAGAAGCTCTCCATCCTTCTACAGAAGCTCTCCAACATCAG GAAGAACCGCCGTCTGTTTGAACGGTCCTCCCTGCACCTCCAAATACAAGAACTTCTTCACAACGCCAACCAGACGCACACGTTCCTCTGCCTCAACCTTAGGTCCATCCTCCACAACctcaaataa
- the LOC117750393 gene encoding coiled-coil domain-containing protein 138-like isoform X1: MNRQFKDCDLAETVEKLKQKYLERRKQLAPPEDIDVTSGTSDEAVQRFILANRSKRPSKELKCYSKALRELVKAVTNHPDQFGGDHGLHSSNEDLSGDSAAAPLQDSPLHLTETDVTLPSCLDGSPGSQETETDGELHRARQLPDSCRSSSLVLAKVYQEMMTIYEQLKAERESQQQWEKELQERERRLKQQEEAVGRLAGLEEMLHIRIPAEEEKHQQEVSQLQDLLRERSKENRRLRSSFDTIKELNDGMKKQLNEINKQNKTLESQSKRVQARLENLQRKYEQSIAQRGCPQVNVKSKECIKPSKKEKTAASGKPSNKVVHQLMWVLLIQRSSSPTRLKLLALLLDWVLDGQKFSSVAGNEGKGVGQCLPLEFVLNERCLKVLPLLADQLHHTPLSEPDLLLNLLRLIHWAFRHMDSSTQHVALSATLRRIGEEVSKPPAQVTGLQSEDPDLPKSDSGAAGGPCRSCPLSRSPCLHTRILSTIIILRTVTQADVLAQALDSLRTELMSEESRGLFIRYGGVCELLSMLQAGRGGLHTPVDILMQLSEQSCYLSPFLEACGWEFFQTASQLLKNPRLEFPTLEKLSILLQKLSNIRKNRRLFERSSLHLQIQELLHNANQTHTFLCLNLRSILHNLK; encoded by the exons AGGCGGTACAAAGGTTCATTTTGGCCAACAGATCCAAACGGCCGAGCAAAGAGTTGAAGTGCTACAGCAAAGCTTTGCGTGAGCTGGTCAAAGCGGTTACCAACCATCCTGACCA GTTTGGCGGTGATCACGGTCTGCATAGCAGTAACGAGGACCTGAGTGGGGACTCGGCAGCTGCCCCACTTCAGGATTCTCCGCTGCATTTAACAGAAACGG ATGTGACCTTGCCCTCCTGTCTAGATGGTAGCCCTGGGTCCCAGGAAACTGAGACTGACGGGGAATTGCATAGAGCTCGCCAACTACCCGACTCCTGCCGTTCCTCTTCCCTAGTACTCGCAAAGGTATACCAGGAGATGATGACCATCTATGAACAACTAAAG gCGGAGCGAGAAAGCCAACAGCAGTGGGAGAAGGAGCTGCAGGAACGAGAGAGGAGGCTgaagcaacaggaggaggctgTTGGGAGGCTTGCTGGGCTTGAGGAGATGCTGCACATTCGTATTCCAGCTGAAGAGGAG AAACACCAGCAAGAGGTGAGTCAGCTGCAGGATCTTCTTCGAGAGAGGAGCAAGGAGAACAGGAGGCTCAGGTCCAGCTTTGACACCATCAAGGAGCTGAATGACGGCATGAAGAAACAG TTGAATGAGATCaataaacagaataaaacattgGAGAGCCAATCCAAGAGGGTGCAGGCTCGACTGGAGAACCTACAG AGGAAATATGAGCAAAGCATAGCACAGAGAGGCTGTCCACAAGTGAATGTTAAGAGCAAAGAATGTATTAAACCAtccaaaaaggagaaaactGCTGCCTCTGGAAAACCCAGCAACAAGGTAGTTCATCAGCTCATGTGGGTGTTGTTGATTCAG CGCAGCTCCAGTCCCACCCGACTAAAGCTCCTGGCCCTTCTACTGGACTGGGTACTCGATGGACAGAAGTTCTCATCAGTAGCAGGAAACGAAGGGAAAGGTGTCGGCCAGTGCCTGCCCCTAGAGTTTGTCCTGAACGAGAGATGCCTCAAG GTGCTGCCGTTGTTAGCAGATCAGCTTCATCACACTCCTTTGTCAGAACCGGACCTCCTCCTCAACCTTCTTCGCCTCATCCACTGGGCTTTCAGACACATGGACAGCAGTACACAG CATGTAGCGCTATCTGCCACGCTGCGGCGAATAGGAGAGGAAGTATCAAAGCCCCCAGCCCAGGTAACGGGGCTTCAGTCTGAAGATCCAGACCTGCCCAAGTCCGACAGTGGGGCTGCAGGTGGACCCTGCAGGAGCTGCCCCCTTTCCCGCAGCCCCTGCCTTCACACGCGCATCCtgtccaccatcatcatcctccgcACTGTCACACAAG CTGATGTGCTGGCCCAGGCTCTGGACAGTCTCCGTACCGAGCTGATGTCTGAGGAGAGCCGAGGCCTGTTCATCCGCTACGGAGGAGTGTGTGAGCTGCTGTCCATGCTTCAGGCTGGCCGTGGAGGTCTGCACACACCTGTGGACATCCTCATGCAGCTGTCTGAGCAGTCCT GCTACTTAAGTCCCTTCCTCGAGGCATGTGGCTGGGAGTTTTTCCAAACGGCCTCCCAGCTTCTGAAAAACCCTCGACTGGAGTTCCCAACGCTGGAGAAGCTCTCCATCCTTCTACAGAAGCTCTCCAACATCAG GAAGAACCGCCGTCTGTTTGAACGGTCCTCCCTGCACCTCCAAATACAAGAACTTCTTCACAACGCCAACCAGACGCACACGTTCCTCTGCCTCAACCTTAGGTCCATCCTCCACAACctcaaataa
- the LOC117750393 gene encoding coiled-coil domain-containing protein 138-like isoform X3, translating into MNRQFKDCDLAETVEKLKQKYLERRKQLAPPEDIDVTSGTSDEAVQRFILANRSKRPSKELKCYSKALRELVKAVTNHPDQFGGDHGLHSSNEDLSGDSAAAPLQDSPLHLTETDVTLPSCLDGSPGSQETETDGELHRARQLPDSCRSSSLVLAKVYQEMMTIYEQLKAERESQQQWEKELQERERRLKQQEEAVGRLAGLEEMLHIRIPAEEEKHQQEVSQLQDLLRERSKENRRLRSSFDTIKELNDGMKKQRKYEQSIAQRGCPQVNVKSKECIKPSKKEKTAASGKPSNKVVHQLMWVLLIQRSSSPTRLKLLALLLDWVLDGQKFSSVAGNEGKGVGQCLPLEFVLNERCLKVLPLLADQLHHTPLSEPDLLLNLLRLIHWAFRHMDSSTQHVALSATLRRIGEEVSKPPAQVTGLQSEDPDLPKSDSGAAGGPCRSCPLSRSPCLHTRILSTIIILRTVTQADVLAQALDSLRTELMSEESRGLFIRYGGVCELLSMLQAGRGGLHTPVDILMQLSEQSCYLSPFLEACGWEFFQTASQLLKNPRLEFPTLEKLSILLQKLSNIRKNRRLFERSSLHLQIQELLHNANQTHTFLCLNLRSILHNLK; encoded by the exons AGGCGGTACAAAGGTTCATTTTGGCCAACAGATCCAAACGGCCGAGCAAAGAGTTGAAGTGCTACAGCAAAGCTTTGCGTGAGCTGGTCAAAGCGGTTACCAACCATCCTGACCA GTTTGGCGGTGATCACGGTCTGCATAGCAGTAACGAGGACCTGAGTGGGGACTCGGCAGCTGCCCCACTTCAGGATTCTCCGCTGCATTTAACAGAAACGG ATGTGACCTTGCCCTCCTGTCTAGATGGTAGCCCTGGGTCCCAGGAAACTGAGACTGACGGGGAATTGCATAGAGCTCGCCAACTACCCGACTCCTGCCGTTCCTCTTCCCTAGTACTCGCAAAGGTATACCAGGAGATGATGACCATCTATGAACAACTAAAG gCGGAGCGAGAAAGCCAACAGCAGTGGGAGAAGGAGCTGCAGGAACGAGAGAGGAGGCTgaagcaacaggaggaggctgTTGGGAGGCTTGCTGGGCTTGAGGAGATGCTGCACATTCGTATTCCAGCTGAAGAGGAG AAACACCAGCAAGAGGTGAGTCAGCTGCAGGATCTTCTTCGAGAGAGGAGCAAGGAGAACAGGAGGCTCAGGTCCAGCTTTGACACCATCAAGGAGCTGAATGACGGCATGAAGAAACAG AGGAAATATGAGCAAAGCATAGCACAGAGAGGCTGTCCACAAGTGAATGTTAAGAGCAAAGAATGTATTAAACCAtccaaaaaggagaaaactGCTGCCTCTGGAAAACCCAGCAACAAGGTAGTTCATCAGCTCATGTGGGTGTTGTTGATTCAG CGCAGCTCCAGTCCCACCCGACTAAAGCTCCTGGCCCTTCTACTGGACTGGGTACTCGATGGACAGAAGTTCTCATCAGTAGCAGGAAACGAAGGGAAAGGTGTCGGCCAGTGCCTGCCCCTAGAGTTTGTCCTGAACGAGAGATGCCTCAAG GTGCTGCCGTTGTTAGCAGATCAGCTTCATCACACTCCTTTGTCAGAACCGGACCTCCTCCTCAACCTTCTTCGCCTCATCCACTGGGCTTTCAGACACATGGACAGCAGTACACAG CATGTAGCGCTATCTGCCACGCTGCGGCGAATAGGAGAGGAAGTATCAAAGCCCCCAGCCCAGGTAACGGGGCTTCAGTCTGAAGATCCAGACCTGCCCAAGTCCGACAGTGGGGCTGCAGGTGGACCCTGCAGGAGCTGCCCCCTTTCCCGCAGCCCCTGCCTTCACACGCGCATCCtgtccaccatcatcatcctccgcACTGTCACACAAG CTGATGTGCTGGCCCAGGCTCTGGACAGTCTCCGTACCGAGCTGATGTCTGAGGAGAGCCGAGGCCTGTTCATCCGCTACGGAGGAGTGTGTGAGCTGCTGTCCATGCTTCAGGCTGGCCGTGGAGGTCTGCACACACCTGTGGACATCCTCATGCAGCTGTCTGAGCAGTCCT GCTACTTAAGTCCCTTCCTCGAGGCATGTGGCTGGGAGTTTTTCCAAACGGCCTCCCAGCTTCTGAAAAACCCTCGACTGGAGTTCCCAACGCTGGAGAAGCTCTCCATCCTTCTACAGAAGCTCTCCAACATCAG GAAGAACCGCCGTCTGTTTGAACGGTCCTCCCTGCACCTCCAAATACAAGAACTTCTTCACAACGCCAACCAGACGCACACGTTCCTCTGCCTCAACCTTAGGTCCATCCTCCACAACctcaaataa
- the LOC117750393 gene encoding coiled-coil domain-containing protein 138-like isoform X2, which produces MNRQFKDCDLAETVEKLKQKYLERRKQLAPPEDIDVTSGTSDEAVQRFILANRSKRPSKELKCYSKALRELVKAVTNHPDQFGGDHGLHSSNEDLSGDSAAAPLQDSPLHLTETDVTLPSCLDGSPGSQETETDGELHRARQLPDSCRSSSLVLAKVYQEMMTIYEQLKAERESQQQWEKELQERERRLKQQEEAVGRLAGLEEMLHIRIPAEEEKHQQEVSQLQDLLRERSKENRRLRSSFDTIKELNDGMKKQLNEINKQNKTLESQSKRVQARLENLQRKYEQSIAQRGCPQVNVKSKECIKPSKKEKTAASGKPSNKRSSSPTRLKLLALLLDWVLDGQKFSSVAGNEGKGVGQCLPLEFVLNERCLKVLPLLADQLHHTPLSEPDLLLNLLRLIHWAFRHMDSSTQHVALSATLRRIGEEVSKPPAQVTGLQSEDPDLPKSDSGAAGGPCRSCPLSRSPCLHTRILSTIIILRTVTQADVLAQALDSLRTELMSEESRGLFIRYGGVCELLSMLQAGRGGLHTPVDILMQLSEQSCYLSPFLEACGWEFFQTASQLLKNPRLEFPTLEKLSILLQKLSNIRKNRRLFERSSLHLQIQELLHNANQTHTFLCLNLRSILHNLK; this is translated from the exons AGGCGGTACAAAGGTTCATTTTGGCCAACAGATCCAAACGGCCGAGCAAAGAGTTGAAGTGCTACAGCAAAGCTTTGCGTGAGCTGGTCAAAGCGGTTACCAACCATCCTGACCA GTTTGGCGGTGATCACGGTCTGCATAGCAGTAACGAGGACCTGAGTGGGGACTCGGCAGCTGCCCCACTTCAGGATTCTCCGCTGCATTTAACAGAAACGG ATGTGACCTTGCCCTCCTGTCTAGATGGTAGCCCTGGGTCCCAGGAAACTGAGACTGACGGGGAATTGCATAGAGCTCGCCAACTACCCGACTCCTGCCGTTCCTCTTCCCTAGTACTCGCAAAGGTATACCAGGAGATGATGACCATCTATGAACAACTAAAG gCGGAGCGAGAAAGCCAACAGCAGTGGGAGAAGGAGCTGCAGGAACGAGAGAGGAGGCTgaagcaacaggaggaggctgTTGGGAGGCTTGCTGGGCTTGAGGAGATGCTGCACATTCGTATTCCAGCTGAAGAGGAG AAACACCAGCAAGAGGTGAGTCAGCTGCAGGATCTTCTTCGAGAGAGGAGCAAGGAGAACAGGAGGCTCAGGTCCAGCTTTGACACCATCAAGGAGCTGAATGACGGCATGAAGAAACAG TTGAATGAGATCaataaacagaataaaacattgGAGAGCCAATCCAAGAGGGTGCAGGCTCGACTGGAGAACCTACAG AGGAAATATGAGCAAAGCATAGCACAGAGAGGCTGTCCACAAGTGAATGTTAAGAGCAAAGAATGTATTAAACCAtccaaaaaggagaaaactGCTGCCTCTGGAAAACCCAGCAACAAG CGCAGCTCCAGTCCCACCCGACTAAAGCTCCTGGCCCTTCTACTGGACTGGGTACTCGATGGACAGAAGTTCTCATCAGTAGCAGGAAACGAAGGGAAAGGTGTCGGCCAGTGCCTGCCCCTAGAGTTTGTCCTGAACGAGAGATGCCTCAAG GTGCTGCCGTTGTTAGCAGATCAGCTTCATCACACTCCTTTGTCAGAACCGGACCTCCTCCTCAACCTTCTTCGCCTCATCCACTGGGCTTTCAGACACATGGACAGCAGTACACAG CATGTAGCGCTATCTGCCACGCTGCGGCGAATAGGAGAGGAAGTATCAAAGCCCCCAGCCCAGGTAACGGGGCTTCAGTCTGAAGATCCAGACCTGCCCAAGTCCGACAGTGGGGCTGCAGGTGGACCCTGCAGGAGCTGCCCCCTTTCCCGCAGCCCCTGCCTTCACACGCGCATCCtgtccaccatcatcatcctccgcACTGTCACACAAG CTGATGTGCTGGCCCAGGCTCTGGACAGTCTCCGTACCGAGCTGATGTCTGAGGAGAGCCGAGGCCTGTTCATCCGCTACGGAGGAGTGTGTGAGCTGCTGTCCATGCTTCAGGCTGGCCGTGGAGGTCTGCACACACCTGTGGACATCCTCATGCAGCTGTCTGAGCAGTCCT GCTACTTAAGTCCCTTCCTCGAGGCATGTGGCTGGGAGTTTTTCCAAACGGCCTCCCAGCTTCTGAAAAACCCTCGACTGGAGTTCCCAACGCTGGAGAAGCTCTCCATCCTTCTACAGAAGCTCTCCAACATCAG GAAGAACCGCCGTCTGTTTGAACGGTCCTCCCTGCACCTCCAAATACAAGAACTTCTTCACAACGCCAACCAGACGCACACGTTCCTCTGCCTCAACCTTAGGTCCATCCTCCACAACctcaaataa